In Arthrobacter sp. SLBN-112, a genomic segment contains:
- a CDS encoding peptide chain release factor 3 yields MSQDVLTPARISEIHKEAGRRRTFAVISHPDAGKSTLTEALALHAKVIGTAGASSGKANRRETVSDWMQMEKDRGISISSAALQFSYRDTVINLLDTPGHADFSEDTYRVLAAVDCAVMLVDAAKGLETQTMKLFEVCKQRNLPIITVINKWDRPGLDALALMDEITERTGLQPMPLTWAVGISGDFRGVWDLRNDRFARFQRNNAGAQIAITEYFTPEEAAENQGSNWSDAVDEAGLVIESNLEFDVDAFHAGKATPILFSSAALNFGVKELLDALVDFAPPAAPRPDIDGNPRAVEAPFSGFVFKVQAGMNKAHRDHVAFIRVCSGVFERGMVVTQTRTGKSFATKYAQQVFGREREVIDEAYPGDVVGLVNASSLRVGDSLFLEEAVEYPAIPLFAPEHFQVARSKDPSKFKQFRRGIEQLEHEGVIQLLRSDLRGDQAPVLAAVGPMQFEVVEDRMAHDFSAPMRLERLPYSLARISTADAMPALANVPGAEVLLRSDGEYLALFNDVWALRRIEKNHPDLTLVPIGTHNPAK; encoded by the coding sequence GTGTCCCAAGATGTCCTGACCCCCGCCCGGATCTCCGAGATTCACAAGGAAGCGGGCCGCCGCAGGACCTTCGCCGTCATTTCCCACCCGGACGCCGGCAAGTCCACGCTCACCGAAGCGCTGGCGCTGCACGCAAAGGTCATCGGCACGGCCGGCGCCTCCAGCGGCAAGGCCAACCGCAGGGAAACGGTCTCTGACTGGATGCAGATGGAAAAGGACCGCGGCATCTCCATCAGCTCGGCGGCGCTGCAGTTCTCCTACCGCGATACCGTCATCAACCTTCTGGACACCCCCGGCCACGCTGACTTCTCCGAGGACACCTACCGCGTGCTCGCCGCCGTCGACTGCGCCGTGATGCTGGTGGACGCCGCCAAGGGCCTGGAAACCCAGACCATGAAGCTCTTCGAGGTCTGCAAGCAGCGCAACCTGCCCATCATCACCGTCATCAACAAGTGGGACCGGCCGGGCCTGGACGCCCTGGCCCTGATGGATGAAATCACCGAACGCACCGGCCTCCAGCCCATGCCGCTGACCTGGGCCGTCGGCATCTCGGGCGATTTCCGCGGCGTCTGGGACCTGCGCAACGACCGCTTCGCCAGGTTCCAGCGCAACAACGCCGGCGCACAGATCGCCATCACTGAGTACTTCACTCCCGAGGAAGCCGCGGAAAACCAGGGCAGCAACTGGTCCGACGCCGTCGATGAGGCCGGACTGGTCATCGAGTCCAACCTCGAGTTCGACGTTGACGCCTTCCACGCGGGTAAGGCCACCCCCATCCTGTTCAGTTCGGCCGCACTCAACTTCGGCGTCAAGGAACTGCTGGATGCCCTGGTGGACTTCGCCCCGCCCGCAGCGCCCCGGCCGGACATCGACGGCAACCCCCGCGCGGTGGAAGCACCGTTCTCCGGCTTCGTGTTCAAGGTCCAGGCCGGTATGAACAAGGCGCACCGGGACCACGTGGCCTTCATCCGCGTCTGCTCCGGCGTCTTCGAGCGCGGCATGGTGGTCACCCAGACCCGCACCGGAAAATCCTTCGCCACCAAGTACGCGCAGCAGGTCTTCGGCCGCGAACGCGAGGTTATCGACGAGGCCTACCCGGGGGATGTGGTTGGCCTGGTCAACGCTTCCTCGCTGCGGGTGGGCGACAGCCTGTTCCTCGAGGAAGCGGTGGAATACCCGGCCATCCCGCTGTTCGCCCCGGAACACTTCCAGGTGGCGCGGTCCAAGGACCCCAGCAAGTTCAAGCAGTTCCGCCGCGGCATCGAACAGCTCGAGCACGAGGGCGTCATCCAGCTGCTCCGCTCCGACCTCCGCGGCGACCAGGCGCCGGTGCTGGCCGCCGTCGGACCCATGCAGTTCGAGGTGGTGGAGGACCGCATGGCGCACGACTTCAGCGCCCCCATGCGCCTGGAGCGCCTGCCCTACTCCCTGGCCCGGATTTCGACGGCGGACGCCATGCCCGCCCTTGCCAACGTGCCGGGCGCGGAGGTGCTCCTGCGGTCCGACGGCGAATACCTCGCCTTGTTCAACGACGTCTGGGCGCTGCGGCGGATCGAGAAGAACCACCCGGACCTGACGCTCGTGCCCATCGGCACCCACAACCCGGCGAAGTAG
- a CDS encoding 2'-5' RNA ligase family protein, with translation MRSIELVFDGPTDSLVRADWARLAAAGLPSLAAHSSSSNSPHITLAAGTELEAGPDGPWEQLPLDVTFSGAIIFPAGAGKYVLARSVLLDPALLDLHRALHRDVSGALPLTRPGAWTPHVTIARRIAGPQLGTAMDLLDLRVDGRCTGARLWDGSTRTVTPLGRGSS, from the coding sequence ATGCGCAGCATCGAGTTGGTCTTCGATGGCCCCACCGATTCCCTGGTCAGGGCGGACTGGGCGCGGCTTGCGGCCGCCGGCCTCCCGAGCCTGGCGGCCCACTCCTCCTCCAGCAACAGCCCGCACATCACGCTGGCTGCAGGCACTGAACTGGAGGCAGGACCGGATGGACCCTGGGAGCAGTTGCCACTGGACGTGACGTTTTCCGGCGCAATCATTTTTCCTGCGGGTGCGGGGAAGTACGTCCTGGCCCGCTCGGTCCTGCTTGATCCTGCCCTCCTGGACCTGCACCGCGCCCTGCACCGGGACGTGTCCGGGGCGCTTCCGCTGACGCGTCCGGGAGCCTGGACGCCGCACGTCACCATTGCCCGCCGCATCGCCGGGCCGCAACTCGGAACAGCGATGGACCTGCTGGACCTGCGTGTGGACGGCCGGTGCACCGGCGCCAGGCTCTGGGATGGGAGTACCAGGACCGTGACGCCCCTGGGACGCGGATCCTCCTGA
- the disA gene encoding DNA integrity scanning diadenylate cyclase DisA — MARSPEESLRATLGRVAPGTPLRDGLERILRGRTGALIVLGSDRTIDSICSGGFDIGIEFSPTRLRELAKMDGAIICDKDAGNILRAAVQLVPDSSIETQESGTRHRTAERVAKQTGVPVISVSQSMQIIALYVNGLRHVLEGSENVLARANQALATLERYRARLDQVTSSLSALEIEAMVTVRDVAVTLQRQEMVRRISEEISQYVLELGEDGRLLSLQLDELTVGRGPGSDVIIRDYASPNASAEDIERAVSELVNLGPTELIDLGKISAIVGFAGGEANLDAVVQPRGYRLLSGLKAVPKAVADRLVDHFGGLQFLMAATIDDLMTVDGIGDQRARTVREGLSRMAEASLLDRFL, encoded by the coding sequence ATGGCGCGGAGCCCCGAAGAATCCCTGCGGGCCACTCTGGGCAGGGTGGCCCCCGGAACGCCCCTCCGCGACGGCCTGGAACGCATCCTCCGCGGGCGTACCGGCGCGCTGATCGTCCTGGGCTCTGACCGCACCATCGATTCCATCTGTTCCGGCGGCTTCGATATCGGGATCGAGTTCTCGCCCACCCGCCTGCGCGAGCTGGCCAAGATGGACGGCGCCATCATCTGCGACAAGGACGCCGGCAACATTCTGCGGGCCGCCGTCCAGCTGGTCCCGGATTCGAGCATCGAAACGCAGGAATCCGGAACCCGTCACCGCACCGCTGAGCGGGTGGCCAAGCAGACCGGTGTCCCCGTGATCTCCGTGAGCCAGTCCATGCAGATCATCGCCCTCTACGTCAACGGCCTGCGGCACGTCCTGGAGGGATCCGAAAACGTGCTGGCCCGCGCCAACCAGGCCCTTGCCACGCTTGAGCGCTACCGCGCCCGGCTGGACCAGGTCACCAGTTCGCTCTCGGCCCTGGAGATTGAGGCCATGGTGACGGTCCGGGATGTGGCCGTGACCTTGCAGCGGCAGGAAATGGTTCGCCGCATCTCCGAGGAAATCTCCCAGTATGTCCTGGAACTCGGCGAAGACGGCCGGCTTCTATCCCTCCAGCTCGACGAGCTCACGGTGGGCCGCGGCCCCGGCAGCGACGTGATCATCCGCGACTACGCCAGCCCCAACGCGTCGGCGGAAGACATCGAGAGGGCTGTCAGCGAACTGGTGAACCTGGGGCCAACGGAATTGATCGACCTTGGCAAGATTTCGGCGATCGTGGGATTCGCCGGAGGCGAGGCCAACCTCGATGCCGTAGTGCAGCCGCGCGGTTACCGGCTGCTGTCCGGCCTGAAGGCCGTTCCCAAGGCCGTGGCTGACCGCCTGGTGGACCATTTCGGTGGGCTGCAGTTCCTGATGGCCGCCACTATTGATGACCTGATGACCGTGGACGGCATCGGCGACCAGCGCGCCCGCACCGTCCGCGAAGGCCTGAGCCGGATGGCCGAAGCGAGCCTCCTGGACCGCTTCCTCTAA
- a CDS encoding A/G-specific adenine glycosylase, with product MPGPDGLRLLHHRINDWFGGIARDLPWREPDCSPWGVLVSEIMLQQTPVVRVLPIWHEWLKRWPTPAGLAGEPAGEAVRSWGRLGYPRRALRLHAAATAIVQDHGGKVPDTYADLLALPGVGSYTAAAVAAFAYGRRETVVDTNIRRVHARLVSGVALPAPALTAAEMRLAAALLPDDADTSVRWNAAVMELGALVCTARAPKCAACPVKDSCAWLAAGEPPPSYVPKGQAWHGTDRQVRGAVMAVLRLADAPVPPDMFQREPADLGYAPEGVGVPLAALHRLNSAPEQLERALAGLLADGLAEMHDGGYSLPA from the coding sequence ATGCCCGGCCCGGATGGACTGCGGCTGCTCCACCACCGGATCAACGACTGGTTCGGCGGAATCGCCCGCGACCTTCCCTGGCGGGAGCCTGACTGCTCCCCCTGGGGCGTACTGGTCAGCGAGATCATGCTGCAGCAGACCCCCGTAGTACGGGTCCTTCCCATTTGGCACGAGTGGCTCAAGCGCTGGCCCACCCCCGCCGGCCTGGCCGGCGAACCGGCGGGAGAAGCCGTGCGGTCCTGGGGCAGGCTGGGCTACCCCCGGCGGGCACTCCGGCTGCACGCCGCGGCCACGGCAATCGTGCAGGACCATGGCGGGAAGGTCCCGGACACGTACGCGGACCTGTTGGCCCTTCCCGGGGTGGGCAGCTATACGGCGGCGGCCGTGGCCGCCTTCGCGTACGGCCGCCGGGAAACCGTGGTGGATACCAACATCCGCAGGGTGCACGCCCGGCTGGTCTCCGGCGTCGCCCTTCCTGCCCCCGCACTGACCGCGGCGGAGATGCGCCTGGCCGCGGCACTGTTGCCGGACGACGCCGACACCTCCGTGCGCTGGAACGCTGCGGTCATGGAGCTGGGGGCGCTGGTGTGCACGGCCCGGGCACCCAAGTGCGCCGCCTGCCCGGTGAAGGACTCCTGTGCCTGGCTCGCGGCGGGTGAGCCGCCGCCGTCGTACGTACCCAAGGGCCAAGCCTGGCACGGGACCGACCGGCAGGTCCGCGGCGCCGTCATGGCCGTCCTGCGGCTGGCTGACGCGCCCGTGCCGCCTGACATGTTCCAGCGCGAACCCGCCGATCTCGGCTACGCCCCGGAAGGCGTCGGCGTGCCGCTTGCCGCCCTTCACCGGCTCAACTCCGCGCCCGAACAGCTGGAACGGGCACTGGCCGGGTTGCTGGCGGACGGTCTGGCAGAGATGCACGACGGCGGTTACAGCCTGCCAGCCTGA
- a CDS encoding DUF3592 domain-containing protein, which yields MKIILYIVWALFVAAAVVALVRSARETRQQEQLMAAWPKTQATVTGSTTGWTSGVGGSNRNLRYYPTYQFTDPQGTLFMGKSEVSLAEQPVAGSLLEVAYNPANPNQSLQVSSSSRVALGCLIPFFAVFAIVLFWFIGIFPLG from the coding sequence ATGAAGATCATTCTGTACATCGTGTGGGCATTGTTCGTTGCCGCCGCCGTCGTCGCGCTGGTGCGCTCCGCGCGCGAAACCAGGCAGCAGGAACAACTGATGGCAGCCTGGCCCAAGACCCAGGCCACCGTGACCGGCAGTACCACCGGCTGGACCAGCGGTGTGGGCGGGTCCAACCGGAACCTCCGGTACTACCCCACCTACCAGTTCACGGACCCGCAGGGCACCCTGTTCATGGGCAAGTCCGAAGTCTCCCTTGCGGAGCAGCCTGTGGCCGGATCGTTGCTGGAGGTGGCGTACAACCCGGCGAACCCCAACCAGTCGCTCCAGGTCTCCTCATCGTCCCGCGTCGCACTCGGGTGCCTGATTCCGTTCTTCGCCGTCTTTGCGATCGTCCTGTTCTGGTTCATCGGCATTTTCCCGCTCGGCTAG
- the dhaM gene encoding dihydroxyacetone kinase phosphoryl donor subunit DhaM, which yields MTVSIVVVSHSAKIADGAVELAAQMAPDVVLLPAGGTDDGRIGTSLERVLAALEQAGGDGAVVLTDLGSAVMTAESALEFLGNPEDVLLADAPLVEGLVAAAVAAQGGADVQAVKRAAEAARGPARQPEPGFAEAAGERPGAGTPPDCTGDFELVNQAGMHARPAAKMAGGLSSLDAEVTINGVDGASMTGLMTLGAGKGSVLHVEAWGADAERAVNYVGGLVQSGFGEP from the coding sequence GTGACCGTAAGCATCGTGGTGGTGTCCCACAGCGCAAAGATTGCCGACGGCGCCGTGGAACTTGCCGCCCAGATGGCACCTGACGTCGTGCTCCTGCCTGCCGGGGGCACTGACGACGGCAGGATCGGTACCAGCCTGGAAAGAGTCCTTGCCGCCCTGGAGCAGGCCGGCGGGGACGGGGCCGTGGTCCTCACGGACCTGGGCTCAGCCGTGATGACCGCCGAATCGGCTCTCGAGTTCCTGGGAAATCCCGAAGACGTCCTGCTCGCGGATGCACCCCTGGTGGAAGGCCTCGTTGCCGCAGCGGTGGCCGCGCAGGGCGGGGCGGACGTGCAGGCGGTCAAACGTGCCGCTGAGGCCGCGCGGGGTCCGGCCCGCCAACCGGAGCCAGGTTTCGCGGAGGCCGCGGGAGAGCGGCCGGGCGCCGGCACGCCACCGGACTGCACCGGCGACTTCGAACTGGTAAACCAGGCTGGCATGCACGCCCGGCCTGCCGCGAAAATGGCAGGCGGCCTGTCCTCCCTTGACGCGGAAGTGACCATCAACGGGGTGGACGGCGCCTCCATGACGGGCCTGATGACCCTTGGCGCCGGCAAGGGTTCGGTCCTGCATGTGGAAGCCTGGGGCGCGGATGCCGAACGGGCAGTGAATTATGTGGGCGGCCTTGTCCAGTCCGGCTTCGGTGAACCGTGA
- the dhaL gene encoding dihydroxyacetone kinase subunit DhaL encodes MVLDANWAVKWLTLCAQAMAEHRVELIELDRAIGDSDHGENMDRGFQAVLAKLGESIPETPGAALKMTAMTLMSKVGGAAGPLYGTAFLRAATAVGDAAEIGPSAWADALAAARDGIVARGKAEPGDKTMVDAWTPAVDAARAAADGGSEDLLSVLVAAAEAAEAGAVATDPLIARKGRASYLGERSAGHRDPGAVSSALILRAAVGAAA; translated from the coding sequence ATGGTGCTGGACGCGAACTGGGCCGTGAAGTGGCTGACCCTCTGCGCGCAGGCCATGGCCGAGCACCGGGTTGAATTGATCGAACTGGACAGGGCCATCGGGGACTCGGACCACGGTGAGAACATGGACCGCGGCTTCCAGGCTGTCCTGGCCAAGCTGGGCGAATCCATCCCGGAGACGCCCGGTGCGGCTTTGAAGATGACGGCCATGACCCTGATGTCCAAGGTGGGCGGTGCCGCCGGCCCCCTCTACGGCACCGCGTTCCTTCGTGCCGCCACCGCCGTGGGCGATGCCGCTGAGATTGGTCCGTCCGCGTGGGCCGATGCGCTGGCAGCCGCCCGGGACGGGATCGTGGCGCGCGGGAAGGCGGAGCCCGGGGACAAGACCATGGTGGATGCATGGACACCCGCGGTTGACGCTGCCCGAGCCGCCGCGGACGGCGGCAGCGAGGACCTCCTCAGCGTCCTCGTGGCGGCGGCGGAGGCTGCGGAGGCGGGCGCTGTTGCCACCGATCCGCTCATCGCCCGGAAGGGACGCGCCAGCTACCTGGGGGAACGCAGCGCCGGGCACCGGGACCCCGGTGCCGTGTCCAGCGCGCTGATCCTGCGCGCGGCAGTCGGGGCGGCTGCGTGA
- the dhaK gene encoding dihydroxyacetone kinase subunit DhaK translates to MKKLINDPRSVVEEAVQGFGLAYAGLVTVSEDPTYITRKDAPVAGKVGLVSGGGSGHEPLHAGYVGKGMLDAAVPGAVFTSPTPDQILPATLAVNSGSGVVHIVKNYTGDVLNFETAAELAEAEGVSVRTVLVNDDVAVEDSLYTAGRRGVGGTVLVEKIAGAAAERGDDLDAVAAIGEKVNANVRSMGVALSACTVPHAGTPSFDLAEDEIEIGIGIHGEPGRHKIPMENADSITNRLLEPVLADLEISSGDKVLLFVNGMGGTPLSELYIVYRRAVQVLGEVRATVERSLVGNYITALEMQGCSISVLRLDDELTELWDAPVHTAALRWGV, encoded by the coding sequence GTGAAGAAACTCATCAACGATCCCAGATCCGTCGTCGAGGAAGCCGTCCAGGGGTTTGGCCTGGCGTATGCCGGGCTCGTCACGGTCAGCGAAGACCCCACCTACATCACTCGCAAGGATGCGCCGGTGGCCGGCAAGGTGGGGCTGGTTTCCGGCGGAGGCAGCGGCCACGAACCGCTGCACGCCGGCTACGTGGGGAAAGGAATGCTCGACGCCGCCGTGCCGGGGGCGGTGTTCACCTCACCGACGCCAGACCAGATCCTTCCGGCCACCCTGGCAGTCAACTCAGGTTCCGGCGTGGTGCACATCGTCAAGAACTACACCGGCGACGTCCTGAACTTCGAGACGGCGGCCGAGCTCGCCGAGGCCGAAGGCGTCAGCGTCCGCACCGTCCTGGTCAACGACGACGTCGCAGTGGAGGATTCGCTCTACACGGCCGGCCGGCGTGGAGTGGGCGGCACGGTCCTGGTGGAAAAGATCGCCGGTGCCGCAGCGGAACGCGGGGATGACCTCGACGCCGTGGCCGCCATTGGTGAAAAGGTCAACGCCAACGTCAGGTCCATGGGCGTTGCGCTGTCCGCCTGCACGGTTCCCCATGCGGGCACCCCGAGCTTCGACCTTGCCGAGGATGAGATCGAAATCGGCATCGGTATCCACGGCGAGCCCGGCAGGCACAAGATCCCCATGGAAAACGCCGACAGCATCACCAACCGCTTGCTGGAACCCGTCCTTGCCGACCTGGAAATCAGCTCCGGGGACAAGGTGCTGCTCTTCGTCAACGGCATGGGCGGCACCCCGCTGAGCGAGCTCTACATCGTGTACCGGCGGGCCGTGCAGGTGCTTGGCGAGGTGCGCGCCACGGTGGAGCGCTCACTGGTGGGCAACTACATCACCGCCCTCGAGATGCAGGGCTGCTCCATCTCGGTGCTCCGGCTCGATGACGAGCTGACGGAACTGTGGGATGCCCCCGTCCACACCGCCGCCCTGCGCTGGGGCGTGTAA
- a CDS encoding amino-acid N-acetyltransferase, whose product MTDSFHIRPARTSDVPAIKKLVAPLAEERILMAKETVAYYESLQEFRIAESSDGEMIGCGALHVMWEDLAEIRTLAASGQWRGKGVGHVLVEDLLEEARALGVARVFCLTFEVDFFKRHGFEVMADQSAVDPEVYSELLRSHDEGVAEFLDLARVKPNTLGNTRMIRIL is encoded by the coding sequence GTGACTGACTCCTTCCACATCCGTCCTGCACGCACCAGCGACGTCCCGGCCATCAAGAAGCTTGTGGCGCCCCTGGCCGAGGAACGCATCCTGATGGCGAAGGAGACGGTGGCCTACTACGAGAGCCTCCAGGAGTTCCGGATCGCAGAGTCCAGTGACGGCGAAATGATCGGCTGCGGGGCGCTGCACGTTATGTGGGAGGACCTCGCCGAAATCCGTACCCTCGCGGCCTCCGGACAGTGGCGGGGCAAAGGGGTGGGGCACGTCCTGGTGGAGGACCTGTTGGAGGAAGCCCGGGCCCTCGGCGTGGCCCGGGTTTTCTGCCTCACGTTCGAGGTGGACTTCTTCAAACGCCACGGCTTCGAAGTGATGGCCGACCAGTCAGCCGTGGACCCCGAGGTGTATTCGGAGCTCCTGCGCTCCCACGACGAAGGCGTTGCTGAGTTCCTGGACCTGGCACGCGTCAAGCCGAACACCCTGGGCAACACCCGGATGATCCGCATTCTCTGA
- a CDS encoding prolyl oligopeptidase family serine peptidase, whose product MANLEPVIPDEQPLTPFHDLDHYLSIPRVSGLALSPDGSRLVTTVSTLNGKGTEFSTALWELDPAGQKYARRITRSAKGEAGAAFAASGDVYFTSARPDPDSLDEEPVNALWMLPADGGEARVVLSRPGGISRTMTARDADAAFVTAEVLAGSADEDDDAERRKSRKDKKVSAILHSEYPVRYWDADLGPGQPRIFAVEPGEDKAPGKPATVDATAPLVLRNLTPDAGPRLREAETVVSPDGKTIYSSCTKPLAKADSRFMLVAVDVASGSLKVLLDHEGMSYFPGPVSPDGRTLVVVSESDSTPRQAPEIKLHLLDVSGEAVVEDAAGLQPLAHDWDRWAKPAAWLPDGSAILVTADDDGASPVFRVSVPSAAAQVGVARVTQDAAAYTDVVISPEGRHAYALRSSYAFPAEAVRIDLATGETTRLPAPAERPSCPGRLERIAATAADGSRVPAYLALPEGASAESPAPLLLWIHGGPLGSWNAWTWRWNPWLLTAKGYAVLLPDPALSTGYGQSHIQRGWGSWGKAPFTDLMAITDAAVERPDIDGTRTAAMGGSFGGYMANWVAGNTDRFKAVVTHASLWALDQFGPTTDASQYWLKEMTEEMALENSPHLHVENISTPMLVIHGDKDYRVPIGEGLRLWYELLSKSRLAADDDGQTPHRFLYFPDENHWILQPQHAKVWYQVVEWFLARNVLDQELPLPAELGL is encoded by the coding sequence ATGGCTAACTTGGAACCGGTGATCCCGGATGAGCAACCACTGACCCCCTTCCACGACCTCGACCACTACCTCTCCATCCCACGGGTAAGCGGCCTGGCGTTGAGCCCGGACGGCTCGCGGCTGGTCACCACCGTCAGCACCCTGAACGGCAAGGGCACCGAATTTTCCACGGCATTGTGGGAGCTGGACCCGGCCGGTCAGAAGTACGCCCGCCGCATCACCCGCAGCGCCAAGGGCGAGGCCGGCGCCGCGTTCGCGGCCAGCGGTGACGTCTACTTCACGTCCGCTCGCCCGGACCCGGACAGCCTGGATGAGGAGCCGGTCAACGCGCTGTGGATGCTTCCGGCCGACGGCGGTGAGGCCAGGGTGGTCCTCAGCCGGCCGGGCGGCATCAGCCGCACCATGACGGCCAGGGACGCCGACGCGGCGTTCGTGACGGCAGAGGTCCTGGCCGGATCCGCCGATGAGGACGACGACGCCGAACGCCGCAAGTCCCGCAAGGACAAGAAGGTTTCGGCCATCCTGCACAGCGAATATCCGGTCCGCTACTGGGACGCGGACCTGGGGCCGGGCCAGCCGCGAATCTTCGCGGTGGAACCGGGGGAGGACAAGGCGCCGGGCAAGCCCGCCACGGTCGATGCCACGGCACCCCTGGTCCTGCGCAACCTCACGCCCGATGCCGGTCCACGGCTGCGCGAAGCGGAAACTGTGGTCAGCCCCGACGGGAAGACCATCTACAGCAGCTGCACCAAGCCCCTCGCCAAGGCTGACAGCCGTTTCATGCTCGTGGCGGTGGACGTGGCATCGGGCAGCCTCAAGGTGCTGCTGGACCACGAAGGCATGAGCTACTTTCCAGGGCCGGTCAGCCCCGACGGCAGGACGCTCGTTGTGGTCAGCGAGTCCGACTCCACTCCGCGCCAGGCGCCCGAGATCAAACTGCACCTGCTTGATGTGTCCGGTGAGGCCGTCGTCGAAGACGCCGCCGGCCTGCAGCCCCTCGCCCATGACTGGGACCGCTGGGCCAAGCCCGCGGCCTGGCTTCCGGACGGCTCCGCCATCCTTGTCACGGCGGACGACGACGGCGCGTCGCCGGTTTTCCGGGTCAGTGTTCCGTCTGCTGCCGCCCAGGTGGGCGTCGCCCGGGTGACGCAGGACGCTGCGGCTTACACCGACGTCGTCATTTCGCCGGAGGGGCGCCATGCGTACGCCCTCCGCAGCTCCTACGCATTCCCTGCCGAGGCCGTGCGCATCGACCTGGCAACCGGGGAAACCACCCGCCTGCCCGCACCGGCCGAACGCCCGTCCTGCCCCGGGCGGCTGGAGCGCATTGCCGCCACCGCCGCCGACGGTTCCCGTGTCCCCGCCTACCTCGCGCTGCCCGAGGGTGCCTCTGCGGAGTCCCCGGCGCCGCTGCTGCTGTGGATCCACGGCGGCCCGCTGGGCTCCTGGAACGCGTGGACCTGGCGTTGGAACCCCTGGCTCCTGACGGCCAAGGGGTACGCCGTCCTGCTGCCGGACCCGGCACTGTCCACCGGTTACGGGCAGTCACACATCCAGCGCGGCTGGGGTTCCTGGGGCAAGGCGCCGTTCACCGACCTCATGGCCATCACGGACGCCGCCGTGGAACGACCGGACATCGACGGGACCCGGACCGCCGCGATGGGAGGCTCCTTTGGCGGCTACATGGCCAACTGGGTGGCGGGCAACACGGACCGGTTCAAGGCGGTGGTCACCCACGCCAGCCTGTGGGCCCTGGACCAGTTTGGTCCCACCACGGATGCCTCCCAGTACTGGCTGAAGGAAATGACCGAGGAGATGGCGCTGGAGAACTCCCCGCATCTGCACGTCGAAAACATCAGCACCCCCATGCTGGTGATCCACGGCGACAAGGACTACCGGGTACCCATCGGCGAGGGCCTCCGCCTCTGGTACGAACTCCTGTCCAAGTCCCGGCTGGCCGCGGACGACGACGGGCAGACACCGCACCGGTTCCTCTATTTCCCGGATGAAAACCACTGGATCCTCCAACCGCAGCACGCCAAGGTCTGGTACCAGGTGGTGGAGTGGTTCCTGGCACGGAACGTCCTGGACCAGGAGCTGCCCCTGCCGGCGGAACTGGGCCTCTAA